Within the Iodidimonas sp. SYSU 1G8 genome, the region TAGAGTTCGGCGAGGATATCGCCGAGACGCGCGGACAGCATCTCGCGCCGCTTCAGCGCGCCGCCCAGGGTCATCAGGGCGAGATCGGCCGTCAGGGCAAAACCGGCGGCATAGCGGCCGAGCTGCTTGTAGTGATGGCTGACCGCACCGGCATCCGGGGCAGGCGATGACGCGCCGCCGGTCCAGGCCCGGCCCAGGGCGCGGAAGAAGGTCGCCGTGCTGTGGCCCAGATGTTTCCAGAAGACCTTGTCGAAAGCGTCCAGCCCGGCGTCACCGTCCTCGACCTGCAACGCCGCCATCTCGTCCAGAAGATAGGGGTGACAGCGGATGGCCCCCTGGCCGAAGACGATCAGGCTGCGGGTCAGGATGTTCGCGCCCTCGACGGTGATGCCGACGGGCACGGCCTTGTAGAAATTGCCCAGATAGTTGAGCGGTCCATCGATCACCGCCTTGCCGGCGTGGATGTCCATGGCGTCATTGGCCGACACGCGCATGCGCTCGGTGGCGTGAAGCTTCATGATCCCCGAGATCACCGACGGCTTGTGTCCGGCATCCAGCGCCGCGCAGGTCATCCGCCGCGCCCCATCGAGCAGGTAGGCATTGCCGGCCAGCCGGGCCAGCCGTTCCTGGATCCCCTCGAACTGGCCGATCGGAATGCCGAACTGCTGCCGGACCCGGGCATAGGCGCCGCTGGTATGCGCCGAGAAAGCGGCGCCCGCCGCCGACAGCGACGGCAGCGAGATACCGCGCCCCGCCGCCAGCGCGCTCATCAGCATCTTCCAGCCCTTGCCCGCCTGTTCCGCGCCGCCGATGACGTGATCCATGGGAATGAAGACGTCGCGGCCCCAGTTCGGGCCGTTTTGGAACATCTGCCCGGACGGGATGTGGCGCCGGCCGATCTCGACGCCGGGGGTGTCGGTCGGCACCAGCGCCACCGTGATCCCCAGCTCCGGCACGTCGCCCAGCAGACCGTCCGGATCGTCCAGGTTGAACGCCAGGCCGAGCACGGACGCGACGGGCCCGAGCGTGATGTACCGCTTGTGCCAGTTCAGCCGGATGCCCAGAACCTCCTGTCCCTGATGCAGGCCGCGGCAGACCACGCCCCGGTCGATCATGGACGCGGCGTCCGATCCCGCCTCCGGGCTGGTGAGCCCGAAGCACGGAATTTCCTCGCCCGACGCCAGACGCGGCAGCCAGTAGTCGCGCTGCGCGTCGGTGCCGAACTGCATCAGAAGCTCGCCCGGACCGAGGGAGTTGGGCACCATCACCGTCACCGCCGCCACGACGGAACGGGTCGAGATCGTGCGCACCACCTCGGAATGGGCGAATGCCGAAAACCCCAGGCCGCCATACTGCTTCGGAATGATCATGCCGAAAAACCGCTGCGCCTTGATGAAGGCCCAGACCTCGGGCGGCAGGTCGCGCCATTCCCAGTTGATACGCCAGTCGTCGAGCATGTCGCACAGCTCGCGCACCGGACCGTCCAGAAAGGCCTTTTCCTCGTCGGTTAGCCGCGCCGGTGCGGTAGCCAGCAGCCTGCTCCAGTCGGGATTGCCGGTAAACAGGTCCGCGTCCCACCACGTGTCGCCGGCCTCGAGCGCCTCGCGTTCGGTCGCCGACATGGCCGGTAACACGCCGCGGGCCCAGTCGAATATGGGCCGCGTGAGCAATCTGCGGCGTAGTGATCTTAAAGCCATGGTATCGTCCTGTGGGAGGCTGCTGATTTGTGAACGGCAACGCGCCGCCCTTGTTCCGCCCCCAAGCGCATCCATTAGGCCAGGATATAGGAGGCAAAACCGGCAAAGTAGAGGGAACCGAACCGGTAAGAGCGCGTTTTTCAGACAATCCATGCCAGCCGGGGCAGGTTGGCAAGCAGGGGATCATCGTGACCATCCAGTTACCCAAGGCCGCGGAGCCTGACGACCATCCTACTGTGTCATCGGCATTGCGGGATGCTTATGCCCAGGTCCGTGAGACCAGCGTGGCGCTGGCGGCGCCGCTCGCGCCCGAGGATCAGGTGCTGCAGAGCATGCCCGACGCCAGCCCGACCAAATGGCATCTGGCCCACACCTCCTGGTTCTTCGAAACCTTCCTGCTGAAGCCCCGCCTCGACGGCTATCGCCCGATCGACGAGCGGTACGATTACCTCTTCAACTCCTATTACCAGCAGATCGGAGCGCAGTTCCCGCGCGCCCGGCGCGGCCTCTTGTCCCGACCGACCGTTGATCAGGTGCTTGACTACCGCGCCCATGTGGACGACGCCATGCAGGCGCTCATCGCGCGCGAGGGCGACGACGTGGCGGACCTCGTCACGCTCGGGCTCAACCACGAGCAACAGCACCAGGAGCTGCTCGTCACCGACATCAAGCACCTCCTCGCCATCAACCCCCTGGCGCCCGCGCCCTACGGGCCGGCTCTCGCCCTCGCCCAGGACGCGCCGCCCCTGCACTGGATCGATTTCGACGGCGGCCTGCGCGAGATCGGCTTCCACGGCAACGGCTTCGCCTTCGACAACGAAGGCCCCCGCCACCGCCAGCACCTCGAAGCCTTCGCCCTGGCCTCGCGGCCGGTGACCAATGGCGAGTTCATCGCCTTCATGGACGCCGGCGGCTACGCCGATCCCGCGCTCTGGCTGTCCGAGGGATGGGCCAGGGTCCAGGCGGAAGGCTGGACGGCGCCGCTCTACTGGGAACCCGCCGCGACGGGCTGGACCCGGTACACCCTGCACGGCCGCCTGCCGGTCGACCCGGCCGCGCCGGTCTGTCATGTCAGCTATTACGAGGCCGCCGCCTATGCCGCTTGGGCGGGGTGCCGCCTGCCCACGGAGGCCGAATGGGAAGTCGCCGCGTCCGGCGCGCCCGTGGAGGGGCATTTCCTCGATATCGCCCGGCTGGAGCCGTCGGCCT harbors:
- a CDS encoding acyl-CoA dehydrogenase, giving the protein MALRSLRRRLLTRPIFDWARGVLPAMSATEREALEAGDTWWDADLFTGNPDWSRLLATAPARLTDEEKAFLDGPVRELCDMLDDWRINWEWRDLPPEVWAFIKAQRFFGMIIPKQYGGLGFSAFAHSEVVRTISTRSVVAAVTVMVPNSLGPGELLMQFGTDAQRDYWLPRLASGEEIPCFGLTSPEAGSDAASMIDRGVVCRGLHQGQEVLGIRLNWHKRYITLGPVASVLGLAFNLDDPDGLLGDVPELGITVALVPTDTPGVEIGRRHIPSGQMFQNGPNWGRDVFIPMDHVIGGAEQAGKGWKMLMSALAAGRGISLPSLSAAGAAFSAHTSGAYARVRQQFGIPIGQFEGIQERLARLAGNAYLLDGARRMTCAALDAGHKPSVISGIMKLHATERMRVSANDAMDIHAGKAVIDGPLNYLGNFYKAVPVGITVEGANILTRSLIVFGQGAIRCHPYLLDEMAALQVEDGDAGLDAFDKVFWKHLGHSTATFFRALGRAWTGGASSPAPDAGAVSHHYKQLGRYAAGFALTADLALMTLGGALKRREMLSARLGDILAELYLLSACLKRWEDEGRNEADLPLVDYCMASGATTIETLFADVFANLPNRPAAALLKVAVQPFGPARHGPSDALARRCADLLLAPSEARERLVAGLHHGREGDGLALLDRAFALTLEAEPVLAGMRRAKLRDLDQALAQGAITQQEADLVTAMNEAVAAVVAVDDFSAEELTGRVPEAPDERQAPWRTAAAR
- the egtB gene encoding ergothioneine biosynthesis protein EgtB; translated protein: MQLPKAAEPDDHPTVSSALRDAYAQVRETSVALAAPLAPEDQVLQSMPDASPTKWHLAHTSWFFETFLLKPRLDGYRPIDERYDYLFNSYYQQIGAQFPRARRGLLSRPTVDQVLDYRAHVDDAMQALIAREGDDVADLVTLGLNHEQQHQELLVTDIKHLLAINPLAPAPYGPALALAQDAPPLHWIDFDGGLREIGFHGNGFAFDNEGPRHRQHLEAFALASRPVTNGEFIAFMDAGGYADPALWLSEGWARVQAEGWTAPLYWEPAATGWTRYTLHGRLPVDPAAPVCHVSYYEAAAYAAWAGCRLPTEAEWEVAASGAPVEGHFLDIARLEPSACGGTGAKLWQIYGDVWEWTASAYSAYPRYRPAAGAIGEYNGKFMSNQMVLRGGSCATPAGHIRPSYRNFFPPDTRWQYSGIRLAQDR